Genomic window (Rosa chinensis cultivar Old Blush chromosome 6, RchiOBHm-V2, whole genome shotgun sequence):
ATCCCTCATCGACTTCGCCCCCATAAACGCCACTACTCTCAACGCCGTCAAGACCCTCTTCAACATCACCCACCTCCGCACCTTACTCGGAGCCAACAACCTCCCCCTCTCGACCCGACCCAACGAACCCGTCACCGCCAACCAGAAGCTCCGAATCCCCTTCTCCTGCCGCTGCTCCAACGGCTCCGGCGTCTCCTACCACCGCCCCCAGTACATCGTCAAGGCCGGCGACGGCCTCGACTACATAGCCACCAGCTTGTTCTCGCGCCTGGTCACGTACCAGGAGATCGCCCGGGTCAATGGCATACCCGACCCGAATAAGATCGAGGTCGGGCAGAAGCTGTGGATCCCACTGCCTTGTAGCTGCGACAAAGTGGACGGCGAGGAAGTAGTGCATTACGGACACGTGGTGGACCCTGGGAGCACGGTGCAGGGGATCGCCGAGGAGTATGGGACCACCCAAGAGACGCTCCTTCGGATCAATGGGATGCCTGACCCCAATGAACTCGAGGCTGGTCAGGTCCTTGATGTTCCTCTCAAAGGTAAAAACCTTTTTCACTTTTCACCTCTCATTTTCTACTTTTGCAACCACTTTATGTATTAGTAATGTACTatgattaaaatttaaaatggaGTTACATCACTATCGTAGTGACTTAAACTTTAGGGGCTTCTTTGGCAGGTTATTGAATTAGGGCTTCAGATATTAGTAAGCAAACCTTTGTTTTCTACCCTAATGCCATTAGAAAATCTCGACAGGGTTGCATATTGCATCAATTAGATGACTTTAATTAAAGAGGCTGCAAATTAATTAATAACAGCAgataatgtttttatttttattattattattttattttattttattttatccgGGTGTCACCTCGGTTACGTTCTCACTTGCTGGTCACAAACTGGTGAGAGTTGGCCACAAATTGATGGCAGTTGACACTCGAACGCTAGACACGGGGTTATATGCTAAGCCACTCAACGCAACCTTACCACACTCAGTGGTTGCAGATATTGTTGTTATAGTAGTGATTTTGATATAGAATTGAGTAAGATAATTAGGACTAATTAGGAAGAGTTGGTTTAAGTGGATGCGGGTCCTAATAGATTGAGTTGTCCTTCTCTGGAAAATTCCCATTGCCATCCTGTAATGGCAGTACTGACTATGACTATTTTGTTAGGAGGGATAGAAAATTGTAGACACAGTCCTAGAATTGTTTGGTAGGTGAAACTGTGGAAGGATAATCAGGAGGTATAGTCAGAGATATCCTGTAGAAAGTTAGCTAAACCTTATTATTGATTTGTGGGGACTCCAATAGCTACACTTACAGACATCTAAATCAAACAGGGTGTTTATTGCTGGTGAAATGTACTGTCACAAATAATTTGTGTGAACTTTATTGCTGGCTTCAAATTGATCAGGTTTTGTTTGATACAAGATAGTACTGCATTTGACTGTTTAGCAGTTAGATCAGGTTGTGAATCACCCCTTTGCAGTATCATTAGTTTCACTTATAAAATGACTGATGTTTCAAATGTGGATTTGGCAGCTTGTGCATCGTCAGTACGAGATGACTCGATAGATTCCCCGTTACTTGTTCCTAATAACACCTATGTCTTCACTGCTTTCAATTGTGTGAAGTGCCAATGTAGTTCTGCGAACAACTGGAAGTGAGTGCATCTCTAActacttgttttttttatttttaccccaTTGGAGAATTCTCATCTAGTTTCAAGAAactgtaatttttgttttgtggccAGATTACAATG
Coding sequences:
- the LOC112172236 gene encoding lysM domain-containing GPI-anchored protein 2, encoding MSFSNLTLLLTLALLISTLTAPSSAATFNCTTPSANSTCQSLIDFAPINATTLNAVKTLFNITHLRTLLGANNLPLSTRPNEPVTANQKLRIPFSCRCSNGSGVSYHRPQYIVKAGDGLDYIATSLFSRLVTYQEIARVNGIPDPNKIEVGQKLWIPLPCSCDKVDGEEVVHYGHVVDPGSTVQGIAEEYGTTQETLLRINGMPDPNELEAGQVLDVPLKACASSVRDDSIDSPLLVPNNTYVFTAFNCVKCQCSSANNWKLQCEPSNLNSKCPSMQCQDSNQLYIGNTTSSSSCNQTTCAYRGYDNQTIFTDLVAQSTCSTPSIASKMGLHSWSWNFLFVSIHLALLCLHLL